A portion of the Ricinus communis isolate WT05 ecotype wild-type chromosome 10, ASM1957865v1, whole genome shotgun sequence genome contains these proteins:
- the LOC8283828 gene encoding probable LRR receptor-like serine/threonine-protein kinase At1g67720, with protein sequence METRFLLFFLLLLMLFHPSSAQMPGFVSLNCGGKENFTDELGLVWTSDDSLIYGEPATISVANETRKQYKTLRHFPADSRKYCYTLDVISRTRYLLRATFLYGNFDNNNVYPKFDISVGATHWSTIVISDANTIESIELIFLASSPTISVCLSNATTGQPFISTLELRQFNGSVYYTSFENQFYLSISARINFGADSEAPVRYPDDPFDRIWESDSVKKANYLVDVAAGTEKISTNMSIDVSNDERPPEKVMQTAVVGTNGSLTYRLNLDGFPGFGWAVTYFAEIEDLAPDESRKFRLILPGFPDMSKPIVNIQENAQGKYRLYQPGYPNISLPFVLSFRFGKTSDSSRGPLLNAMEINKYLEKNDGSLDGEVIASVISLYTSTDWAQEGGDPCLPVPWSWLQCNSDARPRIIKISLSSKNLTGNIPSDLPKLKGLAELWLDGNSLTGPIPDFTGCTDLEIIHLENNQLTGGLPSSLMNLPNLRELYVQNNLLSGTVPSGLLDKNLFLNYSGNLHVHEGGRREKHTGIIIGSSVGAAVLLIATIASCFFIRRGKKSNHDYEHHRVPPPVQRLVSTLNDNPAEGAYCFTFSEIEDATRKLEKKIGSGGFGIVYYGKLKNGKEIAVKVLTNNSFQGKREFSNEVTLLSRIHHRNLVQFLGFCQEDGRSMLVYEYMHNGTLKEHLYGSRGRSINWIKRLEIAEDAAKGIEYLHTGCVPAIIHRDLKTSNILLDKHMRAKVSDFGLSKLALDGASHVSSVVRGTVGYLDPEYYISQQLTDKSDVYSFGVILLELMSGKEAISNEFGTNCRNIVQWAKLHIESGDIQGVIDSSLDDDEYDIQSMWKIAEKALMCVQPHGHMRPSISEVLKEIQDAIAIERESVAVREGNSDDMSRNSVHSSLNLGSLELGGTENYLSLDESVARPTAR encoded by the exons ATGGAGACTAGGTTTCTCCTGttctttctccttcttcttatgCTCTTTCACCCCTCTTCGGCTCAGATGCCAG GTTTCGTGAGTTTGAACTGTGGGGGCAAAGAAAATTTCACTGATGAACTTGGGCTGGTGTGGACTTCTGATGATAGTCTAATTTATGGAGAACCAGCAACTATATCAGTTGCAAATGAGACAAGGAAGCAATACAAGACACTGAGACATTTCCCTGCTGATTCCAGGAAGTACTGTTATACTTTGGATGTCATAAGTAGGACAAGGTATCTTTTAAGGGCGACATTCTTGTATGGAAACTTTGACAACAATAACGTTTACCCCAAGTTTGATATCTCTGTTGGTGCAACTCATTGGTCCACGATTGTAATTTCTGATGCTAATACCATAGAGTCTATAGAGCTGATATTTCTGGCTTCAAGTCCTACCATCAGTGTGTGCTTATCCAATGCTACAACAGGGCAGCCATTCATATCTACACTTGAGCTCCGACAATTTAATGGTTCAGTTTATTATACATCATTCGAAAACCAATTTTATCTCAGTATCTCTGCAAGAATCAATTTTGGTGCAGATAGTGAAGCTCCAGTTAG GTATCCTGATGATCCATTTGATAGAATATGGGAATCTGACTCTGTGAAGAAAGCAAATTACCTTGTTGATGTTGCTGCCGGTACAGAGAAAATTTCAACTAACATGTCAATAGATGTCAGCAATGATGAAAGGCCTCCTGAGAAAGTGATGCAGACTGCTGTAGTTGGTACAAATGGATCACTAACCTATCGGTTAAACTTAGATGGTTTTCCTGGTTTTGGTTGGGCTGTTACATACTTTGCAGAAATTGAAGATTTGGCCCCTGATGAGTCCAGGAAGTTCAGGCTAATACTCCCTGGCTTCCCTGATATGAGCAAACCCATTGTTAATATCCAAGAAAATGCTCAAGGAAAATACCGTCTGTATCAACCAGGATATCCCAACATATCTCTCCCCTTTGTATTGTCTTTTAGATTTGGAAAGACTTCTGATTCTTCAAGAGGGCCACTCTTGAATGCTATGGAGATAAACAAGTATCTAGAGAAAAATGATGGTTCATTGGATG GAGAAGTCATTGCAAGTGTCATTTCACTCTACACATCCACAGATTGGGCACAAGAAGGTGGTGACCCATGTCTGCCAGTGCCATGGTCTTGGTTGCAGTGCAACTCAGATGCACGGCCAAGAATAATCAAAAT CTCCTTGTCTAGCAAGAATTTGACAGGAAATATCCCTTCAGATTTGCCAAAGTTGAAAGGTTTAGCTGAATT ATGGCTTGATGGAAATTCGCTGACCGGTCCAATACCTGATTTTACTGGATGTACAGACTTGGAGATCAT CCATCTCGAGAACAATCAGTTGACGGGTGGGCTGCCTTCCTCTTTAATGAACCTGCCAAATCTAAGGGAACT GTATGTGCAAAACAACTTATTATCTGGAACTGTGCCTTCAGGTCTTCTCGATAAAAACCTATTTTTGAA CTACTCTGGAAACCTTCATGTTCATGAAGGAGGCAGAAGAGAAAAACACACCGGTATTATTATTGGTTCATCAGTTGGAGCAGCAGTTCTGCTAATAGCCACAATAGCATCTTGCTTTTTCATACGCAGAGGGAAAAAAAGTAATCATGATTATG AGCATCACAGGGTTCCTCCACCGGTTCAAAGGCTAGTTTCTACCTTGAATGATAATCCTGCAGAAGGAGCATATTGCTTCACCTTCTCTGAGATTGAAGATGCTACAAGAAAGTTGGAGAAAAAAATAGGTTCTGGAGGTTTTGGAATTGTATACTATGGGAAActgaaaaatggaaaagaaattgcAGTGAAAGTTCTGACCAATAATTCCTTCCAGGGAAAGCGAGAGTTTTCAAATGAG GTGACTCTTCTTTCAAGGATACATCACAGAAACCTAGTACAGTTTCTTGGATTTTGCCAAGAAGATGGGAGAAGTATGCTTGTTTATGAGTACATGCATAATGGAACTCTCAAGGAACATCTTTATG gCTCGCGAGGAAGAAGTATTAATTGGATCAAGCGCCTTGAGATTGCTGAAGATGCTGCAAAAG GGATTGAGTATCTTCATACAGGCTGTGTTCCAGCTATTATCCATAGAGATTTAAAGACAAGTAATATTCTTCTTGACAAACATATGAGAGCAAAAGTTTCAGATTTTGGTCTTTCAAAACTTGCATTAGATGGAGCTTCGCACGTCTCAAGTGTGGTTCGGGGTACTGTAGGGTATTTGGATCCAGA GTATTATATCTCTCAGCAGTTAACGGACAAGAGCGACGTTTATAGTTTTGGTGTCATTCTCCTTGAGCTGATGTCTGGTAAAGAAGCTATATCGAATGAATTTGGGACTAATTGCCGCAATATAGTTCAATGG GCAAAGTTACACATAGAGAGTGGGGATATTCAAGGAGTTATTGATTCGTCATTAGATGATGATGAGTATGATATACAATCAATGTGGAAGATAGCAGAGAAAGCTTTGATGTGCGTCCAGCCGCACGGACACATGAGGCCATCAATTTCAGAAGTTCTGAAGGAGATCCAAGATGCTATTGCAATTGAAAGGGAGTCTGTGGCAGTGAGAGAAGGTAACTCGGATGACATGTCAAGGAATTCTGTTCATTCTTCCCTCAACTTGGGTTCCTTGGAATTGGGTGGAACTGAGAATTACCTATCACTCGACGAGTCGGTAGCACGCCCAACAGCTAGATAG
- the LOC8283826 gene encoding E3 ubiquitin-protein ligase UPL4 → MGNRGQKRTEVIDELPADKRACSSLEFRPSSSNSSIQTHVNSPNSTPETHEADMDTSSSGSASSHSEEEEHERDSAYGSCDSDDAIPRHSSLRNFQRHRSLGDHGRLRNALSNLSEGTEPSGQLAALTDLCEVLSFCTDDSLSSMMADTLSPVLVRLARHESNPDVMLLAIRALTYLCDACPRASSYLVRHDAVPVLCERLMAIEYLDVAEQCLQALEKISREQPLPCLQAGAIMAVLSFIDFFSTSVQRVSLSTVVNICKKLPTECPSPFMEAVPTLCNILQYEDRQLVESVVICLMKIAERVSQSSEMMDEFCKHGLIDQAAHLIHLNSRTTLSQPIYNGLIGLLVKLSSGSIVAFRSFHELNISSTLKDILATYDVSHGMSSLHTVDGQSNQVNEVLKLLNELLPQVVKDQDVQQEASDKESFLVNHPDLLLKFGSDILPMLVQVVNSGANIYVCYGCLSVIKKLVSFSKSDMLVELLKTANISSFLAGVFTRKDHHVLILALQIAEVILQRFSDVFLNSFIKEGVFFAIDALMTPEKCSHSMFLSCNGIQLPPESSQKLASKAVLKCLCYAFDTGQSPISLETAACKIEKDSVQSLAEHISVTYFAPELCNSENGLTDILQKLRALSASLGDLMNMPVAVDASSQDEEKFDCLLRQIMETLNGRETVSTFEFIESGIVKSLVNYISNGQYLREKVELHDRRAHYHAVEKRFQVFARLFSSYSSLAGELPVSVLVRKLQSALSSLENFPVILTHLSKQRNWFATVPNGHCISHPCLKVRFLRGEGETCLSDYSDDAITVDPFSSLDAVEGFLLPRVRIERTKETEIAAQVVDPIESVSFQIPSNVNSGQDEVSGPRQPGSMSTDLPEIKEDEANLSVSSLEQAGNFQKGNPGEKPSSSDTNIVVQFPPGADISRKSQHRSSSSKEYTSPKLAFYLEGKELDRTLTLYQAIIQQKIKADHEINTGAKLWCRVYTLTYRIAAECKDDNPEECHNLAQNSSVSDMIEASMHCGSFFTSIFNRELASNLDKSSPTYDVLFMLKSLEGLNRFTFHLMSRERIHAFSAGLIDNLDNLEVAVHSVSQNEFVSSKLTEKLEQQMRDSFAAVGGMPLWCSQLMASCPFLFSFEARCKYFRLSAFGTQQIQPESPALNNSGVRTNSGSLPRKKFVVWRDRIMESASQMMDLYAGVKVPIEVVYNEEVGSGLGPTLEFYTLVSHEFQKSGLGIWRDDSSLFADRKDLHTEDAGIVMSPFGLFPCPWSSTLDTSDGIQFSEVIKKFFLMGQLVAKALQDGRVLDLPFSKAFYKLILQQELNLYDIQSFDPGLGKTLIEFQAVVNRKKFLGLALGENSCSNFDAYFRNTRIEDLFLDFTLPGYPDYILHQDCKMVNMDNLEEYISLVVDATINAGISRQVEAFKSGFNQVFPIKHLQVFTVEELERLLCGEHDFWVYNELFDHIKFDHGYTASSPPITNLLEIMQGFNQEEQRAFLQFVTGAPRLPPGGLASLNPKLTIVRKHCSNCVDADLPSVMTCANYLKLPPYSSKEKMKEKLLYAITEGQGSFHLS, encoded by the exons ATGGGAAATCGTGGGCAAAAGCGGACAGAAGTGATTGATGAATTGCCGGCAGATAAGAGGGCTTGTAGTTCATTGGAGTTTAGACCAAGTTCGTCGAACTCATCAATTCAAACTCACGTTAATTCCCCAAATTCCACACCTGAAACCCATGAAGCTGATATGGATACTTCATCCTCTGGTTCAGCTTCAAGCCATTCAGAGGAGGAGGAGCATGAGAGAGATTCAGCTTATGGATCATGTGATTCTGATGATGCAATACCAAGACACAGCAGTTTGCGCAATTTCCAGAGGCATAGATCACTCGGGGATCATGGCAGACTGAGGAATGCTTTATCCAATTTGAGCGAGGGGACTGAGCCTTCAGGGCAATTAGCTGCTCTTACAGATTTGTGTGAGGTCCTGTCATTCTGTACTGACGATTCTCTTTCAAGTATGATGGCAGACACATTATCCCCAGTTCTTGTTCGGCTTGCAAGGCATGAGAGCAACCCAGATGTTATGTTGTTGGCTATAAGAGCTTTAACTTATCTATGTGATGCATGTCCTCGAGCGTCTAGTTATCTTGTTAGACATGATGCAGTTCCTGTTCTTTGTGAAAGATTAATGGCCATTGAGTACTTAGATGTGGCTGAACAG TGCTTGCAAGCATTGGAGAAAATATCTCGGGAACAGCCACTGCCATGCTTACAGGCTGGGGCAATTATGGCTGTTCTAAGTTTTATAGACTTCTTCTCCACTAGTGTACAA AGAGTCTCACTTTCAACAGTGGTTAATATATGTAAGAAGCTGCCAACTGAATGCCCTTCTCCTTTCATGGAGGCTGTTCCAACATTATGCaatattttacaatatgagGATCGACAG CTTGTTGAAAGTGTTGTTATTTGCTTGATGAAAATAGCAGAGCGAGTCAGTCAGTCTTCTGAAATGATGGATGAATTTTGTAAACATGGGCTAATTGATCAAGCTGCACATCTAATACACTTGAATAGCCGAACCACTCTATCCCAACCGATATACAAT GGTTTGATTGGCCTACTTGTCAAACTTTCTTCTGGTTCAATTGTTGCTTTCAGGTCTTTCCATGAGCTTAATATAAGCAGCACTTTGAAGGATATATTAGCTACTTATGATGTCTCTCATGGAATGTCTTCCCTCCATACAGTAGATGGCCAGAGCAACCAg GTAAATGAAGTTCTGAAGTTGCTAAATGAGCTTCTGCCTCAAGTAGTAAAGGATCAAGATGTTCAACAAGAAGCGTCAGATAAAgaatcatttttagttaatcacCCTGATCTTTTGCTCAAGTTTGGGTCTGATATACTACCTATGTTGGTCCAG GTTGTTAATTCTGGtgcaaatatatatgtttgctATGGCTGCCTATCTGTTATCAAAAAGTTGGTTAGTTTCAGCAAATCTGACATGCTTGTTGAATTACTTAAGACTGCAAACATTTCAAG TTTCTTGGCTGGTGTTTTTACACGGAAGGATCACCATGTGCTAATATTGGCACTGCAAATTGCTGAGGTTATATTGCAGAGATTCTCAGATGTTTTTTTGAACTCTTTCATTAAGGAGGGTGTGTTTTTTGCCATTGATGCCCTTATGACGCCAGAAAAATGTTCGCATTCAATGTTCCTATCGTGTAATGGCATCCAGCTACCACCTGAGTCCAGTCAAAAGCTTGCTTCAAAGGCTGTCCTAAAATGCTTATGCTATGCATTTGATACTGGTCAGTCTCCGATATCCTTAGAAACAGCAGCATGCAAGATTGAAAAGGATAGTGTTCAAAGTCTTGCAGAGCATATAAGTGTCACTTACTTTGCTCCAGAACTCTGCAACTCTGAGAATGGATTGACAGATATCCTTCAAAAGCTCAGAGCTCTTTCTGCTTCATTGGGTGATCTGATGAATATGCCTGTAGCTGTTGATGCTTCCAGCCAAGATGAGGAAAAGTTTGATTGCTTATTACGTCAAATCATGGAAACACTTAATGGAAGAGAAACTGTTTCCACTTTTGAATTTATTGAAAGTGGAATCGTGAAATCATTAGTAAATTACATATCAAATGGTCAATATCTAAGAGAAAAGGTAGAACTTCATGATAGGCGTGCCCATTATCATGCTGTAGAAAAAAGATTTCAGGTGTTTGCTAGGCTCTTTTCGTCTTATTCAAGCCTTGCTGGAGAGTTGCCTGTGTCAGTTTTAGTAAGAAAATTGCAAAGTGCATTATCTTCTCTGGAAAATTTCCCTGTTATTTTGAcccatttgtccaagcaaagAAACTGGTTTGCTACTGTTCCTAATGGACATTGCATCTCTCACCCATGCCTGAAAGTTCGTTTCTTGAGGGGAGAAGGGGAGACATGCCTTTCTGACTACTCTGATGATGCTATCACTGTTGACCCTTTTTCTTCCTTGGATGCTGTTGAAGGATTTTTGTTGCCTAGAGTTAGAATAGAAAGAACCAAAGAAACAGAAATAGCTGCGCAGGTGGTGGATCCGATTGAAAGTgtatcttttcaaattccttCAAATGTGAACTCTGGCCAAGATGAAGTTTCAGGTCCTCGGCAACCTGGCAGCATGTCTACCGATTTGCCTGAGATAAAG GAAGATGAGGCTAATTTATCAGTGTCATCACTGGAGCAAGCAGGAAATTTTCAGAAGGGAAATCCTGGTGAAAAACCATCTTCAAGTGATACCAACATT GTAGTGCAATTTCCTCCTGGGGCAGACATCAGCAGAAAAAGTCAACATCGTTCATCCTCTAGCAAAGAATATACTTCACCAAAATTGGCATTTTATCTAGAAGGAAAAGAGTTGGACCGGACTTTGACATTGTATCAGGCGATTATCCAGCAGAAAATTAAGGCTGACCATGAAATTAATACTGGAGCAAAGCTGTGGTGTCGAGTGTACACACTCACCTATAGAATAGCTGCTGAATGTAAAGATGATAATCCTGAAGAATGTCATAATTTAGCTCAAAATTCCTCTGTCTCGGATATGATTGAGGCTTCTATGCACTGCGGTTCTTTTTTCACCAGCATATTTAATCGTGAACTTGCTTCGAACTTGGATAAGTCAAGTCCTACTTATGATGTATTATTCATGCTTAAAAGTTTAGAAGGCTTGAACAGGTTTACATTTCACCTAATGTCTCGTGAAAGAATACATGCATTTTCTGCGGGGCTAATTGATAACTTGGATAATTTAGAAGTAGCAGTTCATTCAGTCTCACAGAATGAGTTTGTGAGCAGTAAGTTAACAGAGAAACTGGAACAGCAGATGCGAGACTCTTTTGCTGCCGTAGGTGGCATGCCATTGTGGTGCAGTCAGCTTATGGCTTCATGCCCCTTTTTGTTTAGTTTTGAGGCAAGATGTAAATACTTCCGGCTGTCAGCATTTGGCACTCAGCAAATTCAGCCAGAGTCACCAGCGCTTAATAATTCAGGAGTTCGGACCAATTCAGGCAGTCTGCCACGTAAGAAGTTTGTTGTTTGGCGTGACCGGATTATGGAGTCTGCTTCCCAGATGATGGACCTTTATGCTGGTGTTAAAGTGCCCATTGAAGTGGTATACAATGAAGAAGTTGGAAGTGGTCTTGGTCCAACACTGGAATTTTATACCCTGGTCAGTCATGAGTTTCAGAAGTCTGGCCTTGGCATATGGAGAGATGATAGTAGTTTATTTGCAGACCGGAAAGATTTACATACCGAGGATGCTGGAATTGTGATGTCTCCTTTTGGCCTTTTTCCTTGCCCCTGGTCATCAACATTAGATACATCTGATGGAATACAGTTTTCTGAAGTTATAAAGAAGTTTTTCCTAATGGGTCAACTGGTAGCAAAGGCTCTTCAAGATGGAAGAGTCTTGGATCTGCCATTCTCCAAAGCCTTCTATAAGCTCATTCTTCAGCAG GAACTTAATCTGTACGACATTCAGTCATTCGATCCTGGGCTGGGAAAGACACTGATAGAGTTTCAGGCTGTGGTTAATAGGAAAAAGTTTTTGGGATTAGCTTTAGGAGAAAACTCATGTTCTAACTTTGATGCATACTTTCGGAATACCAGAATTGAGGATCTCTTTCTTGACTTTACTCTTCCTGGGTATCCTGATTACATTCTACACCAAGATTGCAAAATG GTAAATATGGATAATTTAGAAGAGTATATTTCTCTGGTTGTGGATGCTACTATAAATGCTGGAATTTCCAGACAAGTTGAAGCTTTCAAGTCGGGATTTAATCAG GTTTTTCCAATTAAGCATCTTCAGGTTTTCACTGTGGAAGAACTGGAGCGATTGCTATGTGGCGAACATGATTTTTGGGTT TATAATGAGCTTTTCGATCATATCAAGTTTGATCATGGATACACTGCTAGCAGTCCTCCTATCACTAAT TTACTGGAAATCATGCAAGGGTTTAATCAAGAAGAGCAGCGAGCATTTCTGCAATTTGTAACTGGGGCACCTCGGCTTCCTCCAGGAGGTCTGGCATCTTTGAATCCAAAATTGACAATTGTCCGGAAG CATTGTAGCAACTGCGTGGATGCAGACCTACCTAGCGTGATGACCTGTGCCAATTATCTGAAGTTGCCACCTTACTCTTCAAAA gaaaaaatgaaagagaagCTTTTATATGCCATAACAGAAGGACAAGGCTCATTCCACCTTTCATAG
- the LOC8283827 gene encoding nuclear transcription factor Y subunit B-10 — MAAEAPPPASPGGGSHESGGGGDQSPRSNSNVREQDRYLPIANISRIMKKALPANGKIAKDAKETVQECVSEFISFITSEASDKCQREKRKTINGDDLLWAMATLGFEDYIDPLKIYLTRYREMEGDTKGSVKGGETSVKKDVQQITNVQQISHQGSFSQSANYANSQVQHMMVPMQHTE; from the exons ATGGCGGCGGAGGCACCACCACCGGCGAGTCCAGGCGGAGGCAGCCACGAGAGCGGCGGGGGTGGCGACCAAAGCCCTCGCTCCAACTCAAATGTTCGCGAACAAGATAGGTATCTCCCGATCGCTAATATTAGTCGCATCATGAAGAAAGCTCTTCCTGCTAATGGTAAGATCGCTAAGGATGCCAAGGAAACTGTTCAGGAATGTGTTTCTGAGTTCATCAGCTTCATCACCAGCGa AGCGAGTGATAAGTGCCAGAGAGAGAAGAGGAAAACAATTAATGGTGACGATTTACTATGGGCCATGGCTACATTAGGTTTTGAGGATTATATTGATCCTCTTAAGATTTACTTGACTCGTTACAGAGAG ATGGAG GGTGACACCAAGGGCTCAGTAAAGGGTGGAGAGACATCTGTTAAGAAAGATGTTCAGCAGATTACAAATGTCCAGCAG ATTTCTCACCAGGGTTCTTTCTCACAAAGTGCTAATTATGCAAATTCTCAA GTTCAGCATATGATGGTTCCTATGCAACATACAGAGTAG
- the LOC8283825 gene encoding pentatricopeptide repeat-containing protein At3g09650, chloroplastic, with protein sequence MINPPLPSSSSSCSLSPLSPPYPLAHSLTLLHWPTKKPTRQFRLYTATTPDLSLTTATNNDQTLLSLLRQRETDKAWIFYSQSPLLPNPTCLSRLVSQLSYQNTPLSLSRAQSILTRLRQERQLHRLDANSLGLLAVSATKSGQLSYAVSLINSMLRSGYLPHVKAWSAVISRLSSSPDDGPQQAIKLFNSITRRVRRFNDAALVADSNPDTAAFNSVLNACANLGDGKMFLQLFDQMSEFGAEPDILTYNVMIKLCARCDRKDLLVFVLERVIQKRIPLCMTTLHSLVAAYVGFGDLETAEIMAQAMREGRRDLCKILREVNMEDLGYYGEDVIENSQRLDQNRKNMFVFEKLLPNSIQSGDTEPSLLPKVYAPDSRIYTTLMKGYMNQGRVSDTIRMLEAMRHQDDNASHPDHVSYTTVISALVKAGSMDRARQVLAEMTRIGVPANRITYNILLKGHCQHLQIDKAKELLKEMDENAEIEPDVVSYNTMIDGCIQVDDSAGALAFFNEMREKGIAPTKISYTTLMKAFSLSGQPKLANQVFDEMFKDPRVKVDLIAWNVLVEAYCKLGLVEQAKKIIQRMKENGFHPNVATYGSLASGIALARKPGEALILWNEVKERLEMQKEGHNSKSDLPPPPAFKPDEGMLDTLADICVRAALFQKALEIVACMEENGIFPNKMKYKKIYVEMHSRMFTSKHASQARVDRRRERKRAAEAFKFWLGLPNSYYGSEWGVGPTEY encoded by the coding sequence ATGATTAACCCACCACTTCCCTCATCCTCTTCCTCCTGCTCTCTTTCTCCACTCTCTCCTCCGTACCCACTTGCCCACTCTCTCACTCTCCTCCACTGGCCCACCAAAAAACCCACTCGTCAATTCCGTCTCTACACAGCCACAACACCAGACCTCTCTCTCACCACTGCTACTAACAATGACCAGACCCTTTTATCTCTCCTCCGCCAAAGAGAAACTGATAAAGCTTGGATCTTCTACTCTCAATCTCCTCTACTTCCAAATCCCACTTGCCTTAGCCGCTTAGTCTCTCAACTCTCTTAccaaaatacccctcttagtcTCTCACGCGCCCAGTCCATTCTCACGCGCCTCCGCCAGGAGCGCCAACTCCATCGCCTTGATGCTAATTCCCTTGGTCTCCTCGCCGTCTCTGCCACCAAATCCGGTCAATTATCCTATGCTGTTTCACTCATTAACTCTATGCTCCGTTCTGGGTATCTCCCTCATGTTAAGGCATGGTCAGCTGTTATCAGTcgcctttcttcttctcctgaTGATGGCCCCCAACAAGCTATCAAGCTTTTCAATTCAATCACGCGACGCGTGCGTCGCTTTAATGACGCGGCATTGGTGGCTGACTCGAATCCTGACACGGCTGCTTTTAATAGTGTGCTCAATGCTTGTGCTAATTTGGGAGATGGGAAAATGTTTTTGCAGTTGTTTGATCAAATGTCTGAGTTTGGAGCTGAGCCTGATATTTTGACTTATAATGTTATGATTAAGTTGTGTGCTAGATGTGATAGGAAAGACTTGCTTGTGTTTGTTTTAGAAAGGGTAATTCAAAAGAGAATTCCTTTGTGTATGACCACTTTGCATTCTCTTGTTGCTGCATATGTTGGGTTTGGTGATCTGGAAACCGCAGAGATAATGGCTCAAGCAATGAGAGAAGGAAGGAGAGATCTGTGTAAGATTCTTAGAGAGGTTAATATGGAAGATTTGGGTTATTATGGGGAGGATGTAATTGAGAATAGTCAGAGGTTGGATCAAAACAGGAAAAATATGTTTGTGTTTGAGAAGCTGCTTCCTAATTCGATTCAATCCGGTGACACAGAGCCATCATTGTTACCTAAAGTTTATGCACCTGACTCTAGAATTTACACTACTTTGATGAAAGGTTATATGAATCAAGGCCGTGTAAGCGACACTATTAGAATGCTGGAGGCAATGAGGCATCAGGATGATAATGCAAGTCATCCTGACCATGTATCATATACAACAGTTATCTCTGCTCTTGTAAAGGCAGGTTCAATGGACCGTGCTCGTCAAGTACTAGCTGAGATGACAAGAATTGGTGTGCCTGCTAACAGGATTACTTATAATATTCTTCTCAAGGGTCATTGCCAGCACCTGCAGATTGATAAGGCTAAGGAGTTGCTTAAAGAAATGGATGAAAATGCTGAAATTGAGCCTGATGTGGTTTCATATAATACTATGATTGATGGGTGTATACAGGTTGATGACAGTGCAGGAGCTCTGGCCTTTTTCAATGAGATGCGAGAGAAAGGGATTGCTCCCACCAAGATCAGTTACACTACTTTGATGAAAGCTTTTTCCTTGTCAGGTCAACCGAAGTTGGCTAATCAAGTATTTGATGAGATGTTCAAAGACCCACGAGTAAAAGTTGATTTAATTGCATGGAATGTGCTTGTTGAAGCGTATTGTAAGCTGGGATTGGTCGAGCAAgccaagaaaataatccagaGAATGAAGGAGAATGGCTTCCACCCTAACGTGGCTACTTATGGTAGCCTTGCAAGTGGTATAGCACTGGCTAGAAAACCAGGGGAAGCACTAATATTATGGAATGAAGTCAAGGAAAGGCTTGAGATGCAGAAAGAAGGCCACAATTCTAAATCTGATTTGCCACCTCCACCAGCATTCAAACCTGATGAGGGTATGCTAGATACTCTGGCTGATATCTGTGTGAGGGCTGCTCTTTTCCAGAAGGCTCTAGAAATAGTGGCTTGCATGGAAGAAAATGGAATATTTCCAAATAAGATGAAGTATAAGAAGATTTATGTGGAGATGCATTCCAGGATGTTCACTAGTAAACATGCCTCGCAGGCCAGAGtagataggagaagagagagGAAAAGAGCAGCTGAGGCTTTCAAGTTTTGGTTGGGCTTGCCAAATTCTTATTACGGGAGTGAGTGGGGGGTTGGACCTACTGAATACTGA